A single genomic interval of Osmerus eperlanus chromosome 14, fOsmEpe2.1, whole genome shotgun sequence harbors:
- the cel.2 gene encoding carboxyl ester lipase, tandem duplicate 2 isoform X1 gives MDTFGILVTVALFLGTASAASLGVVYTEGGMVKGKSLDVGLFRWVDEFRGIPFADQPGRFEKPKRHPGWDGILKATEFMPRCLQVNLMQTETRGSENCLYLNIWVPHGRSVSTDLPVMVWIYGGGFLVGGSMGANFLDNYLYDGREIADRGNVIVVTVAYRVGTLGFLSSGDASGPGNYGLWDQHAAISWVHRNIRNFGGDPDNITLFGESAGGASVSFQMLTPHNKGLFKRVISQSGVAVCPWAVNRNPRALAEQIATKVNCPTDDTMMACLKMTDAATLTLAGSLGLKGSASAPIVYNLALAGVIDGDFLPDDPANLFHNAADIDYIGGVNDMDGHLFAGMDIGSINQPLQDTPVEDVKTLLGALTKEKGQAAVDSAFNLYTLNWGNKPSRESIKRAVVEIETDYIFVVPTQVSLYLHASNAKTARTYSYVLSEPSRMAGLGKPYPSWMGADHADDLQYVFGKPFTTPLGYWPRYRDLSRYMIAYWTNFAQTGNPNKGESKVPVTWPAFTSTGHQYLDIHSKMDRHYVKQKLRMRHVHWWSSIYPRLPTVQTSE, from the exons ATGGACACTTTTGGGATTTTGGTTACTGTCGCTCTGTTCCTTGGGACTGCCTCAGCGGCCTCG CTGGGCGTGGTGTACACAGAGGGAGGCATGGTAAAGGGGAAGAGCCTTGACGTTGGACTGTTTCGCTGGGTGGACGAGTTCAGAGGAATCCCCTTTGCCGATCAACCTGGGAGATTTGAGAAGCCCAAACGTCACCCTGGCTGGGACG gcATTCTCAAGGCAACTGAGTTCATGCCCAGGTGTCTTCAGGTGAATCTGATGCAAACTGAAACCCGCGGCAGTGAGAATTGTCTCTACCTGAACATATGGGTTCCTCATGGACGTTCAG TGTCCACTGATCTGCCAGTCATGGTGTGGATCTATGGAGGTGGCTTCCTGGTTGGTGGATCCATGGGTGCTAACTTCCTGGACAACTACCTGTATGACGGAAGAGAGATTGCAGACAGGGGCAACGTTATCGTGGTGACTGTGGCCTACCGAGTGGGTACTCTCGGGTTCCTCAGCTCTGGAGACGCCAGCGGACCTG GGAACTATGGGCTGTGGGACCAGCATGCTGCCATTTCTTGGGTGCACAGGAACATCCGTAACTTTGGAGGAGACCCCGACAACATCACCCTCTTTGGAGAATCTGCCGGTGGAGCTAGTGTCAGCTTCCAG ATGTTGACTCCACACAACAAGGGTCTGTTCAAAAGGGTCATCAGCCAGAGTGGAGTTGCCGTCTGTCCCTGGGCCGTCAACAGGAACCCTCGTGCTCTGGCTGAGCAG ATTGCTACAAAGGTGAACTGCCCAACTGATGACACGATGATGGCTTGCCTGAAGATGACTGACGCTGCCACCCTCACCCTTGCAGGCTCCTTAGGCTTGAAAGGATCTGCCTCTG CACCCATTGTGTACAACCTGGCCCTCGCAGGAGTGATAGACGGAGACTTCCTCCCTGATGATCCAGCCAACCTGTTCCACAATGCTGCTGATATTGACTACATTGGTGGGGTCAACGACATGGATGGTCACCTCTTTGCTGGCATGGACATCGGCTCCATCAACCAGCCCCTGCAGGACACCCCCGT GGAGGATGTGAAGACGCTCCTGGGTGCCCTCACTAAGGAGAAGGGACAGGCTGCTGTGGACAGTGCTTTCAACCTGTACACCTTGAACTGGGGCAACAAGCCCAGCAGGGAGTCGATCAAGAGGGCCGTGGTGGAAATCGAGACGGACTACATCTTCGTGGTGCCTACCCAGGTGTCTCTCTACCTGCACGCATCCAATGCCAA GACTGCTCGCACCTACTCCTATGTGCTCTCTGAGCCCAGCCGTATGGCTGGCCTGGGAAAACCTTACCCAAGCTGGATGGGGGCAGACCACGCCGATGACCTGCAGTACGTGTTCGGCAAGCCCTTCACAACGCCTCTCGGATATTGGCCCAGATACCGCGACTTATCCAGATACATGATCGCCTACTGGACTAACTTTGCCCAGACCGG AAACCCCAACAAGGGGGAGTCCAAGGTACCAGTGACCTGGCCAGCTTTCACCAGCACTGGGCACCAATATCTGGATATCCACTCTAAGATGGATAGACACTACGTGAAGCAGAAGTTGAGGATGCGCCATGTCCACTGGTGGTCCAGCATTTACCCCCGCCTGCCCACAGTCCAGACCTCAGAGTAG
- the cel.2 gene encoding carboxyl ester lipase, tandem duplicate 2 isoform X2, whose protein sequence is MDTFGILVTVALFLGTASAASLGVVYTEGGMVKGKSLDVGLFRWVDEFRGIPFADQPGRFEKPKRHPGWDGILKATEFMPRCLQVNLMQTETRGSENCLYLNIWVPHGRSVSTDLPVMVWIYGGGFLVGGSMGANFLDNYLYDGREIADRGNVIVVTVAYRVGTLGFLSSGDASGPGNYGLWDQHAAISWVHRNIRNFGGDPDNITLFGESAGGASVSFQMLTPHNKGLFKRVISQSGVAVCPWAVNRNPRALAEQIATKVNCPTDDTMMACLKMTDAATLTLAGSLGLKGSASAPIVYNLALAGVIDGDFLPDDPANLFHNAADIDYIGGVNDMDGHLFAGMDIGSINQPLQDTPVEDVKTLLGALTKEKGQAAVDSAFNLYTLNWGNKPSRESIKRAVVEIETDYIFVVPTQVSLYLHASNAKTARTYSYVLSEPSRMAGLGKPYPSWMGADHADDLQYVFGKPFTTPLGYWPRYRDLSRYMIAYWTNFAQTGNPNKGESKVPVTWPAFTSTGHQYLDIHSKMDRHYVKQKLRMRHVHWWSSIYPRLPTVQTSE, encoded by the exons ATGGACACTTTTGGGATTTTGGTTACTGTCGCTCTGTTCCTTGGGACTGCCTCAGCGGCCTCG CTGGGCGTGGTGTACACAGAGGGAGGCATGGTAAAGGGGAAGAGCCTTGACGTTGGACTGTTTCGCTGGGTGGACGAGTTCAGAGGAATCCCCTTTGCCGATCAACCTGGGAGATTTGAGAAGCCCAAACGTCACCCTGGCTGGGACG gcATTCTCAAGGCAACTGAGTTCATGCCCAGGTGTCTTCAGGTGAATCTGATGCAAACTGAAACCCGCGGCAGTGAGAATTGTCTCTACCTGAACATATGGGTTCCTCATGGACGTTCAG TGTCCACTGATCTGCCAGTCATGGTGTGGATCTATGGAGGTGGCTTCCTGGTTGGTGGATCCATGGGTGCTAACTTCCTGGACAACTACCTGTATGACGGAAGAGAGATTGCAGACAGGGGCAACGTTATCGTGGTGACTGTGGCCTACCGAGTGGGTACTCTCGGGTTCCTCAGCTCTGGAGACGCCAGCGGACCTG GGAACTATGGGCTGTGGGACCAGCATGCTGCCATTTCTTGGGTGCACAGGAACATCCGTAACTTTGGAGGAGACCCCGACAACATCACCCTCTTTGGAGAATCTGCCGGTGGAGCTAGTGTCAGCTTCCAG ATGTTGACTCCACACAACAAGGGTCTGTTCAAAAGGGTCATCAGCCAGAGTGGAGTTGCCGTCTGTCCCTGGGCCGTCAACAGGAACCCTCGTGCTCTGGCTGAGCAG ATTGCTACAAAGGTGAACTGCCCAACTGATGACACGATGATGGCTTGCCTGAAGATGACTGACGCTGCCACCCTCACCCTTGCAGGCTCCTTAGGCTTGAAAGGATCTGCCTCTG CACCCATTGTGTACAACCTGGCCCTCGCAGGAGTGATAGACGGAGACTTCCTCCCTGATGATCCAGCCAACCTGTTCCACAATGCTGCTGATATTGACTACATTGGTGGGGTCAACGACATGGATGGTCACCTCTTTGCTGGCATGGACATCGGCTCCATCAACCAGCCCCTGCAGGACACCCCCGT GGAGGATGTGAAGACGCTCCTGGGTGCCCTCACTAAGGAGAAGGGACAGGCTGCTGTGGACAGTGCTTTCAACCTGTACACCTTGAACTGGGGCAACAAGCCCAGCAGGGAGTCGATCAAGAGGGCCGTGGTGGAAATCGAGACGGACTACATCTTCGTGGTGCCTACCCAGGTGTCTCTCTACCTGCACGCATCCAATGCCAA GACTGCTCGCACCTACTCCTATGTGCTCTCTGAGCCCAGCCGTATGGCTGGCCTGGGAAAACCTTACCCAAGCTGGATGGGGGCAGACCACGCCGATGACCTGCAGTACGTGTTCGGCAAGCCCTTCACAACGCCTCTCGGATATTGGCCCAGATACCGCGACTTATCCAGATACATGATCGCCTACTGGACTAACTTTGCCCAGACCGG AAACCCCAACAAGGGGGAGTCCAAGGTACCAGTGACCTGGCCAGCTTTCACCAGCACTGGGCACCAATATCTGGATATCCACTCTAAGATGGATAGACACTACGTGAAGCAGAAGTTGAGGATGCGCCATGTCCACTGGTGGTCCAGCATTTACCCCCGCCTGCCCACAGTCCAGAC CTCAGAGTAG